Proteins encoded within one genomic window of Gammaproteobacteria bacterium:
- a CDS encoding phosphomannomutase/phosphoglucomutase: MISRIDVDVTPTPIQSNDSNHGNEDDEYEQAEIPSSGFETIDLIFQDNPTLVENIKPEPKLKQPQAVLADVFKAYDIGGIVGETLTTDLVADIGRALGSEAYARGQQTVVVARDGRLSGPELLNALIKGLTESGRDVVNLGLVPIPVLYFATHYMSTASGVMLTGSHHPPNYNGLKMVLKGEMLSGETIQALRTRIESGDFQAGTGSVEETDIVADYIESIVSDVELSRPLKVVVDCGNGAAGDLAPRLLRSLGCEVIELFCDVDGDFPNHHPDPSHAENLSDVIEAVISNDADLGLAFDGDGDRLGVIDSRGNVIWPDRQMVLYAKDVISRNPGAEIIYDVKCSRHLGAAIKRFGGKPVMWKTGHALIKARMKQTGALLAGDMSGHIFFQERWYGFDDALYTAARLLEIVAADLRSSYELFAEIPNGVSTPELKLEMDDAASTTFMQQLLAAADFPDANIITIDGLRVEFEDGWGLVRASNTTPCLVMRFEADNPSSLQRVQGEFRQLMLGLDSALNLPF, translated from the coding sequence ATGATTAGCCGTATTGATGTTGATGTTACACCAACACCCATACAGAGTAATGACAGCAATCATGGTAATGAAGACGATGAGTATGAGCAAGCTGAGATACCGAGTTCGGGTTTTGAAACGATTGATTTGATTTTTCAAGATAACCCGACGTTAGTGGAGAATATAAAGCCAGAACCAAAACTCAAGCAGCCCCAAGCTGTGTTAGCAGACGTTTTTAAGGCCTATGATATTGGCGGTATTGTGGGTGAGACACTGACCACTGATTTAGTAGCAGATATTGGCCGTGCGCTAGGTAGCGAAGCCTATGCGCGTGGCCAACAAACGGTTGTTGTTGCGCGTGATGGTCGTTTATCCGGGCCAGAGTTACTCAATGCCTTAATAAAAGGTTTGACCGAGAGTGGTCGTGATGTGGTTAATTTAGGTTTGGTACCGATACCAGTGCTCTATTTCGCGACGCATTATATGAGTACGGCATCGGGCGTGATGTTGACGGGCAGTCATCACCCCCCGAATTACAATGGTTTAAAGATGGTGCTAAAGGGTGAGATGCTCTCTGGCGAAACCATTCAAGCATTGCGTACACGTATTGAAAGTGGCGATTTTCAAGCAGGGACTGGTAGCGTCGAAGAAACCGATATTGTTGCTGACTATATCGAAAGTATTGTCAGCGATGTTGAACTGTCACGACCACTAAAAGTAGTGGTGGATTGTGGCAATGGTGCTGCTGGTGATTTGGCACCGCGTTTACTCAGAAGCCTAGGTTGCGAAGTCATCGAGCTATTTTGTGATGTTGATGGCGATTTTCCCAATCATCATCCCGACCCAAGCCATGCGGAAAATCTCAGTGATGTGATTGAGGCCGTCATAAGCAATGACGCCGACCTTGGTCTTGCCTTTGATGGTGATGGTGATCGTCTTGGTGTCATTGATTCGCGTGGTAATGTGATATGGCCTGATCGTCAAATGGTGTTGTATGCCAAGGATGTGATCAGCCGTAATCCGGGCGCAGAGATTATCTATGATGTTAAGTGCTCGCGTCATTTGGGTGCTGCCATCAAGCGTTTCGGTGGTAAACCGGTGATGTGGAAAACAGGTCATGCTTTAATTAAGGCACGTATGAAACAAACGGGCGCTTTACTTGCGGGTGACATGAGTGGCCATATCTTTTTTCAAGAGCGTTGGTATGGCTTTGACGATGCGCTCTACACGGCAGCGCGTCTGCTTGAAATCGTTGCCGCCGACTTACGCAGCAGCTACGAGTTATTTGCCGAGATTCCCAATGGGGTCAGTACGCCTGAGTTGAAACTTGAAATGGACGATGCTGCCAGTACGACGTTTATGCAACAATTGCTTGCTGCGGCAGATTTCCCCGATGCTAATATCATCACTATCGATGGTTTACGCGTTGAATTTGAAGATGGCTGGGGGCTGGTACGAGCCTCTAATACCACGCCGTGCCTGGTCATGCGTTTTGAGGCAGACAACCCATCATCATTGCAGCGTGTCCAGGGTGAGTTCCGTCAATTGATGTTAGGACTTGATTCGGCACTCAATCTTCCGTTCTAA